The DNA segment TCGCCGGTTTCCATGCCTTCCATTGACAGCCGGATTCGCTCCGTCTGCCAATGACCGCCGGGTTCGCCCTGTCTGCCAATGACAGTCGGATCCGCTCTGTCTTTCGACTATTTGGGGGAGAATTCATGCGGATACTCGGTATCTCCGCCTTCTATCACGACAGTGCCGCTGCCTTGGTCCGAGACGGCAGCATCGTCGCTGCGGCCCAGGAGGAACGTTTTACCCGCAAAAAACATGACCCGGAATTTCCCCGCCACGCCGTCGAGTTCTGCCTGGCCCGGGAAGGGGTGACCCTGAAAGATGTCGATTATGTTGCATTTTATGACAAGCCCTTTCTGAAATTCGAGCGTCTGCTGGAAACCTATCTGACCTTTGCTCCCCGGGGCTTCAAGTCCTTTCTTGCCTCCATGCCCGTCTGGATCAAGGAAAAGCTTTTCCAGAAAAGAGTGCTGACCCATCACCTCACCGAACTGGGTGGTCAACCCTTTCCGGAAGAACGGCTGCTGTTTCTGGAGCATCATCAAAGCCATGCGGCCAGTGCCTTCTATCCGTCCCCTTTTCGATCCGCCCTGGTGTTGACCATGGATGGGGTCGGCGAATGGACCACCACGTCTGCCGCTATCGGCAATGGTAACCGTCTGGAAATATTCAAGGAAATCCATTTCCCCCACTCGCTGGGGCTTCTCTACTCGGCGTTTACCTATTATACCGGCTTTCGCGTCAATTCCGGGGAATACAAGGTCATGGGGCTGGCTCCCTACGGAGAGCCACGCTATGCCGCAAAAATATTCGAGCATCTGCTGGACCTGAAAGCCGACGGCTCCTTTCGCCTGAACATGGATTATTTCGATTATTGCACCGGTTTGACCATGACCAACGCCAAATTTGCCCAACTGTTTGGCGGTCCCCCCCGGGATCCGGATGATCCCCTGGAACAACGCCACATGGATCTGGCCACCTCGGTACAGGTGGTGATCGAAGAGGCCTTGTTGCGTTTGACCCGGGCGTTGGGTCGGGAAACCGGTCAGAAAAATTTGTGCCTGGCAGGTGGTGTGGCCCTCAATTGCGTGGCCAATGGCAAGGTGTTGCAGGATGGACAGTTCGAGGCGATCTGGATCCAGCCGGCATCCGGTGATGCCGGGGGCGCACTGGGTGCTGCCCTGGGGGCCTACTATGGATTCCAGGGTCAAACCCGGCTTGTGCAGGGAGAGACGGATGCCATGCAGGGGAGTTATCTCGGACCGGATTTTTCCCGAAGTGACATCGAGCAACGTCTGACAGCCGAAGGTGCCGTCTTTCACACCCTCTCCGACCCCGACCTCCTGGAGGCGAGTGTCACCGACTTGGCGGCGGGCAAGGCCTTGGGCTGGTTTCAGGGTCGCATGGAGTTTGGTCCGCGTGCCTTGGGCAATCGATCCATTCTGGGCGACCCCCGCTCGCCGTCCATGCAGACCACACTCAACCTCAAGGTCAAGTTTCGCGAATCATTCCGGCCCTTTGCCCCTTCCATCCTGCGGGAGGATGTTGCCGACTGGTTCAATCTGAATGGTGACAGCCCCTACATGCTGCTCGTGGACGAAGTGGCTGCCCACCAGCGCCTTCCCAAAACCGCCGCCGCTGACCAATTGTTCGGCATTGAAAAACTCAAACTGCCTCGTTCCACGATTCCCGCTGTCACCCACGTCGATTATTCAGCCCGCATCCAGACTGTCCACCGGGAGACCAATCCGCGTTATCATGCCCTCTTGTCCCACTTCAAGGCGAGAACCGGTTGCCCGGTCCTGGTCAACACAAGTTTCAATGTGCGCGGTGAACCGATTGTCTGCACACCCGAAGATGCTTTTCAGAGATTCATGCGCACCCATATCGAAACTCTGGTGGTTGGCAATTGTCTATTACGCAAGGAAGACCAGAAACCATCCCAGGCACCGCCGATCCCGGAGTATTTCGCTCCGGATTGACCGCGCAGCGGTGCAGCCGATTCCGGAGTGTTTTATCCTGGATTGACCACAACAATGCAGCCAGAAATCGGAAGTCGCATGGACCCCATTCGTTTCAACAATGCCCAAGAGTGTGCCCACTGGATCTCAACACAACGACACACTTGGCAGGAGCGAGAGCTGGTTTTCGACCCGGCCTGGGTTCCCCATCTGGATCCCATGGACTTGTTGTTTTTGGCTCATTTTCATCATCAGGCCGCCCGGTGCATCGCGCAGTCAGCGCTGACGCCACCCCGGGTACTTGAAATTCTTTCCCGGCATGCCGACCGGACCATCCAGGCCTGTGTCGCCGCCAATCCGGCCACCCCGGTACCCGTTTTGGAAGCCTTTGCCCGTCATTACAGCCGCAACCTGGCCTCCCAGGCGCAACGCAATCCGAGCCTGCCGCATCCACCGGCCCAGGTGCAACGCAATGCCCCGGTTTGCAACACCGACCTGGCCATTCTGAAAAGT comes from the Magnetococcales bacterium genome and includes:
- a CDS encoding carbamoyltransferase translates to MRILGISAFYHDSAAALVRDGSIVAAAQEERFTRKKHDPEFPRHAVEFCLAREGVTLKDVDYVAFYDKPFLKFERLLETYLTFAPRGFKSFLASMPVWIKEKLFQKRVLTHHLTELGGQPFPEERLLFLEHHQSHAASAFYPSPFRSALVLTMDGVGEWTTTSAAIGNGNRLEIFKEIHFPHSLGLLYSAFTYYTGFRVNSGEYKVMGLAPYGEPRYAAKIFEHLLDLKADGSFRLNMDYFDYCTGLTMTNAKFAQLFGGPPRDPDDPLEQRHMDLATSVQVVIEEALLRLTRALGRETGQKNLCLAGGVALNCVANGKVLQDGQFEAIWIQPASGDAGGALGAALGAYYGFQGQTRLVQGETDAMQGSYLGPDFSRSDIEQRLTAEGAVFHTLSDPDLLEASVTDLAAGKALGWFQGRMEFGPRALGNRSILGDPRSPSMQTTLNLKVKFRESFRPFAPSILREDVADWFNLNGDSPYMLLVDEVAAHQRLPKTAAADQLFGIEKLKLPRSTIPAVTHVDYSARIQTVHRETNPRYHALLSHFKARTGCPVLVNTSFNVRGEPIVCTPEDAFQRFMRTHIETLVVGNCLLRKEDQKPSQAPPIPEYFAPD